A window of Aricia agestis chromosome 3, ilAriAges1.1, whole genome shotgun sequence contains these coding sequences:
- the LOC121740442 gene encoding uncharacterized protein LOC121740442, with product MSTEEYVQKIRSLLSDTNVYKPVSYNPTARVTRRIRILIHEYKDVFTEDEYNFLHKPKPVQPPKLYGLPKIHKRNIPLRPIVSQIDSPTYNLAKHVAGVLRPLVGKTPSFVKDSVHFRDIVKSMRLEPGDTMVSFDVESLFTNVPVKDCIEVIKNKLCDHELPKEYIVLIEHCLDGNYLLFRDQYYLQIDGVAMGSPLAPIIANIWMEHFEYLALATGPCTVKLWKRYVDDVFCIINGGQQKIEQYVNYLNSIHPEIKFTYEMEKNRCLAFLDLEIKVKEDGTLSHTVYRKATHTDRYLHASSHHHPRHLQSVISSLTNRAHNLCDPEHLPKELTHVQEVLRRNGYKVSRGLRRWKEKTRYPEVSRQAAFLPYVKGVTDKIGTELRKYSIKTVYTPLRKISQLPTRAD from the exons ATGAGTACCGAAGAATATGTGCAGAAAATAAGGAGTTTGCTGTCTGACACAAATGTATACAAGCCAGTGTCATATAATCCAACGGCCAGAGTTACTCGGCGCATTCGAATTTTGATCCACGAATACAAAGATGTCTTCACGGAGGACGAGTACAATTTTCTACACAAACCCAAACCTGTGCAACCCCCTAAGTTATATGGTCTGCCTAAAATTCACAAAAGGAACATTCCTCTGAGGCCCATTGTGAGTCAGATTGACTCTCCGACATACAACTTGGCTAAACATGTTGCTGGAGTGCTGCGACCATTAGTTGGGAAAACACCGTCTTTCGTGAAGGATTCGGTCCATTTCAGGGACATAGTGAAGAGTATGAGGTTGGAACCCGGAGATACCATGGTGAGTTTCGACGTTGAGTCACTTTTTACTAACGTTCCAGTCAAAGATTGCATCGAGGTGATTAAAAACAAGCTGTGTGATCATGAGTTGCCTAAGGAATATATTGTTCTCATTGAACACTGTTTGGACGGTAATTACCTTCTCTTCAGAGATCAGTACTACCTCCAGATCGATGGCGTTGCAATGGGTAGCCCCCTGGCACCGATAATTGCAAATATCTGGATGGAGCACTTTGAATACCTAGCTTTAGCTACTGGACCATGTACTGTGAAGCTTTGGAAGAGGTACGTTGATGATGTTTTTTGCATTATTAATGGGGGTCAACAGAAAATAGAACAGTATGTTAATTACCTTAATTCAATCCATCCAGAAATAAAGTTCACCTACGAGATGGAGAAAAACAGATGCCTCGCATTTTTGGATTTGGAGATCAAAGTGAAGGAGGATGGTACATTGTCCCACACTGTGTACAGAAAAGCTACACACACTGACAGATATCTACACGCATCTTCTCACCATCATCCTCGGCATCTTCAATCTGTTATATCATCACTAACAAACAGAGCTCATAACCTTTGTGACCCTGAACATTTACCCAAGGAGCTAACACATGTTCAGGAGGTACTTAGACGGAACGGATATAAGGTGTCGAGGGGATTGAGAAGGTGGAAGGAGAAAACGAGGTATCCGGAGGTGAGCCGTCAAGCAGCATTTTTACCATACGTCAAAGGCGTAACGGACAAAATTGGAACAGAGCTGAGGAAATACTCCATTAAGACTGTGTATACTCCATTACGTAAAATATCACAA TTACCTACTAGGGCTGATTGA